A window from Aquabacterium sp. NJ1 encodes these proteins:
- a CDS encoding LysR family transcriptional regulator, with the protein MQKKSDKTAPDKRGPQWDDIRYFLELARTGSLSGAARRLQVEHSTVARRVESLEQALGLKLFDRLPKAWSLTAEGETLVAQAGRLDDEAQAFSRVALGVSSLQGTVRVSAPPVMAGHFLVPRLAAMHDRWQNIHLEMIGESREANLARGEADLAIRMSRPTAPGLTARSMGDMGYGLYAAHGYTQRRPSNAWEFLGYDDSLEQVPQQRWLNQVAGDRRFVFRSNDLTALFNAARVGLGIAVLPHFLAAGDDALSLIAPVCPTVRQIWLVMHPDVKRSPRVRLMADLLVEVIGEAKALLSEGAPPGR; encoded by the coding sequence GTGCAAAAAAAATCAGATAAAACCGCCCCCGACAAGCGGGGCCCGCAATGGGACGACATCCGCTACTTCCTGGAGCTGGCGCGCACGGGCAGCCTGTCTGGCGCCGCCCGCCGGCTTCAGGTGGAGCATTCGACCGTGGCACGGCGGGTGGAGTCGCTCGAACAAGCGCTGGGGCTTAAGCTGTTTGACCGGCTGCCCAAGGCCTGGTCACTCACAGCCGAAGGCGAAACACTGGTGGCGCAGGCCGGCCGGCTGGATGACGAGGCCCAAGCGTTTTCGCGCGTGGCATTGGGGGTGTCTTCACTGCAAGGCACGGTGCGGGTGTCGGCGCCCCCTGTGATGGCCGGGCACTTTCTGGTGCCGCGCTTGGCGGCCATGCACGACCGCTGGCAAAACATCCATCTGGAAATGATTGGCGAATCGCGCGAAGCGAATCTTGCGCGAGGTGAGGCTGACCTGGCCATCAGAATGTCGCGCCCCACAGCCCCCGGCCTGACCGCCCGCAGCATGGGCGACATGGGTTATGGCCTCTACGCCGCCCATGGCTACACCCAAAGACGGCCCAGTAATGCCTGGGAGTTTCTGGGCTATGACGATAGCCTGGAGCAGGTGCCCCAGCAGCGGTGGCTGAACCAGGTGGCGGGCGACCGCCGCTTCGTCTTCAGAAGCAACGACCTGACGGCCTTGTTCAACGCGGCCCGCGTGGGCCTGGGCATCGCCGTGTTGCCCCACTTCCTCGCCGCAGGGGATGACGCCTTGTCGCTCATCGCCCCGGTATGCCCCACGGTGCGGCAGATCTGGCTCGTCATGCACCCCGACGTCAAACGCTCGCCAAGGGTGCGGCTGATGGCAGACCTGCTAGTGGAAGTGATTGGTGAAGCCAAGGCCCTGTTGTCAGAGGGTGCGCCGCCGGGGCGCTGA